A stretch of the Xiphophorus couchianus chromosome 15, X_couchianus-1.0, whole genome shotgun sequence genome encodes the following:
- the LOC114158848 gene encoding solute carrier family 23 member 1-like yields MPDQREKLQEQIHDQLETKVDNPSWSNCVAEEDRNKPTYCVTDVPPWSICIFLAVQHYLTAFGGIISIPLILSEGLCLQHDTLTQGLLINTIFFVSGLCTVLQVTFGVRLPILQGGTFALVTPAMAVLSMPEWKCPAWTQNASLVNTSSPAFIEEWQGRMRTLQGSIMVASVLQILVGFSGLIGFLMRFIGPLTIAPTVSLIGLALFDPAGVKAGSHWGISALTMGLIIVFSQYLRLIPIPVPSCCKTKKRKTSKFYIFQTMPILLGITISWFVCYLLTIFDVLPSGSAHYGYLARTDVKGNVVSKASWFTLPYPGRWGVPTVNLAAVVGILAGIVCSMAESVGDYHACARLSGAPPPPKHAISRGIGVEGIGSLLAGAFGTGNGTTSFSENVAALGITRVGSRTVILLSGFLMILMGVVGKIGAIFTTIPTPVIGGMFLIMFGVICAAGISNLQFTDMNSSRNIFVFGFSMFSALAIPNWIMKNPGVLETGVKEVDQVLHVLFTTHMFVGGFLGCFLDNTIPGTKRERGILTWNAGHPEDSSNDLASEEVYSLPFGITTCLQKQSWVRYIPFCPPNEPESGDGMPQSEGTEQMTRV; encoded by the exons ATGCCGG ATCAGCGAGAAAAG TTGCAGGAGCAAATCCATGATCAGCTTGAGACAAAGGTGGATAACCCCAGCTGGAGCAACTGTGTGGCAGAGGAGGACAGAAACAAACCAacctactgtgtgactgatgtCCCTCCTTGGTCCATTTGCATTTTCTTGGCTGTTCAG CATTACCTGACAGCATTTGGTGGGATCATTTCCATCCCCCTCATCCTCTCCGAGGGTCTGTGTCTGCAGCATGACACCCTGACCCAGGGGCTTCTGATCAACACCATATTCTTTGTTTCGGGCCTCTGCACCGTTCTGCAGGTCACCTTTGGTGTCAG ACTTCCTATCCTGCAGGGAGGCACGTTTGCCTTGGTGACTCCAGCCATGGCCGTGTTATCTATGCCAGAGTGGAAGTGCCCGGCTTGGACGCAGAATGCCAGTTTGGTCAACACCTCCTCCCCTGCTTTTATCGAAGAGTGGCAGGGCCGCATGAGAACA CTGCAGGGCTCTATCATGGTGGCCTCTGTCCTCCAGATTCTTGTTGGTTTCTCTGGCCTCATCGGGTTCCTCATGCGCTTCATTGGCCCCTTAACCATTGCCCCCACTGTGTCTCTGATAGGCCTGGCTCTGTTTGACCCGGCTGGAGTAAAAGCTGGCAGCCACTGGGGCATTTCTGCTTT GACGATGGGGCTGATCATTGTGTTCTCTCAGTACCTCCGTCTCATACCGATTCCCGTTCCCTCGTGCTGCAAAaccaagaaaaggaaaacttcAAAGTTTTACATCTTCCAAACCATGCCC ATTCTGCTGGGCATCACCATCTCGTGGTTTGTCTGTTATCTTCTCACCATATTTGATGTCCTGCCGTCTGGTTCTGCTCACTACGGTTACCTGGCCCGCACTGATGTGAAGGGAAATGTGGTGAGCAAGGCTTCTTGGTTCACACTGCCATACCCCG GCAGGTGGGGGGTTCCAACTGTGAACCTGGCAGCTGTGGTTGGGATCCTGGCTGGAATAGTCTGCTCCATGGCAGAGTCTGTGGGCGACTACCATGCCTGCGCCAGGTTGTCAGGGGCCCCTCCTCCGCCGAAGCACGCCATCAGCAGGGGGATCGGAGTGGAAGGGATCGGCTCTTTACTGGCGGGGGCCTTCGGGACGGGCAACGGCACCACGTCTTTCAGCGAGAACGTGGCGGCTCTCGGTATCACCAGG GTGGGTAGTCGGACTGTGATTCTCCTGAGTGGATTTCTCATGATTCTGATGGGAGTGGTGGGCAAAATTGGAGCCATCTTCACCACCATTCCCACTCCTGTCATCGGAGGGATGTTTCTGATCATGTTCGGTGTCATATGTGCTGCTGGGATTTCCAATTTGCAG TTTACAGACATGAATTCTTCTCGGAATATCTTTGTGTTTGGGTTCTCGATGTTTTCGGCACTTGCCATCCCAAACTGGATCATGAAGAATCCCGGAGTTCTAGAGACAG GTGTCAAAGAGGTGGACCAAGTTCTGCATGTATTGTTCACCACCCATATGTTTGTAGGAGGATTCCTCGGCTGCTTCTTAGATAACACGATTCCTG GGACCAAGCGTGAACGTGGCATTCTCACCTGGAACGCAGGACATCCCGAAGACTCCAGTAACGACTTGGCATCAGAAGAGGTTTACAGTCTCCCGTTTGGGATAACTACGTGCCTTCAAAAGCAGTCCTGGGTCCGCTACATCCCCTTTTGCCCACCGAACGAACCTGAGTCAGGGGACGGCATGCCACAGAGCGAGGGGACTGAGCAAATGACaagagtttaa
- the chgb gene encoding secretogranin-1 isoform X1 — protein sequence MSHDIIRAPQSLPPTLPQPTPLLYLKALLAPSPQSALQRDDRREPDGTTGSLFLRSYPHYGKMKPALIVVFALLAETVALPVGKEGQKDVVARCPVEVLTKALSKPDVHLDQECKDILQAGVKYAPENKKTTEGIVTPEDISRAGAPTAKTADVKDIEALLKSVEEKRETPEDERNQESWSLIEKRDGEQEEEIREKRSSWRPGRFHQRKSKRGEEDYDRSQESWGGLERRSDDEEEDGESEEREKRNWRPGRHYQRKSKRDEEDGGEPEKERSQEYWDADKRLENKEEEREKRIWKPTHRYHHKIKLHRRSDEPSEGEGYKDRSQESWDVDKRSWKAGRFHQRRHKRNEELSEEAREEPEEERSQEHWDVDTGREKREWRAGRYHQRRQKRDEELSEEAKEEPDEERSQEYWDFDTGREKRDWRPGRHSQRRHKREDRLSEDAKEEPDEDRSQEYWEFDTGREKRDWRPGRHSQRRHKRDEEISEEARDEPDEERSQEYWDFDTELDKRSWRPGRHYQRKHKRAEELGEDGRAELEEERSQEYWDFDKRDDKEDVEVEKRIWKPTHQYHHKRRLHKRGSSEEEMELRGDSEENTEEEKDRDEALRYLAEKRNPWIYRGYYHPAWYKRDSDEHAATSAKMDELTKLLSYKLNQLANQSAKEEDKSSSQQRELTPQEEKQLENLAAMDMELQKIAAKLHDKTA from the exons ATGAGTCATGACATCATCCGAGCCCCCCAGAGTCTTCCTCCCACGCTCCCCCAGCCCACTCCCCTCCTTTATTTGAAGGCGCTCCTCGCTCCATCTCCCCAGTCAGCGCTGCAGAGGGACGACAGACGAGAGCCTGATGGTACAACTGGGTCACTTTTTCTCCGGTCGTACCCTCACTACGGCAAAATGAAGCCTGCGCTTATCGTGGTTTTTGCTCTTCTTGCAG AAACTGTCGCGCTCCCAGTTGGCAAAGAGGGGCAAAAAGATGTG GTTGCACGATGTCCGGTCGAAGTCTTGACCAAAGCGCTGTCCAAGCCGGACGTTCATTTGGATCAGGAATGCAAAGATATTCTCCAAGCag GTGTCAAATATGCCCCAGAGAACAAAAAGACTACAGAGGGAATTGTAACACCGGAGGACATCTCTCGTGCGGGGGCCCCTACGGCAAAGACGGCAGACGTCAAAGACATTGAGGCACTGCTGAAATCTGTGGAGGAAAAGAGGGAAACCCCTGAAGATGAGCGGAACCAGGAATCGTGGAGTCTGATAGAGAAGCGGGATGgggagcaggaggaagaaatACGAGAGAAGCGGAGCAGCTGGAGGCCAGGAAGATTCCACCAGAGGAAGAGCAAACGAGGAGAGGAAGATTACGACCGCAGTCAGGAGAGTTGGGGAGGCCTTGAAAGGAGGTCTGATGACGAAGAAGAGGACGGAGAAAGTGAAGAACGAGAGAAGAGGAACTGGAGGCCCGGAAGGCACTACCAAAGGAAAAGTAAACGGGATGAGGAAGACGGGGGAGAGCCAGAGAAGGAACGCAGTCAAGAGTACTGGGATGCAGACAAGAGGCTGGAGaacaaggaggaggagagagaaaagcGCATATGGAAACCCACGCATCGCTATCATCACAAGATAAAGCTCCACAGGCGCAGCGATGAACCATCCGAGGGTGAGGGATACAAAGACCGCAGCCAGGAATCATGGGACGTTGACAAGAGGAGCTGGAAGGCTGGCCGATTCCACCAGAGGAGACACAAGCGCAATGAGGAGCTATCGGAAGAAGCAAGGGAAGAGCCTGAGGAGGAGCGAAGCCAGGAACATTGGGACGTTGACACtgggagagaaaagagggagTGGAGGGCGGGAAGGTATCACCAAAGGAGACAGAAGCGAGATGAGGAGCTTTCGGAGGAAGCAAAGGAAGAACCTGATGAAGAGCGAAGCCAGGAATATTGGGATTTTGACACCGGAAGAGAAAAGAGGGACTGGAGGCCAGGCAGGCATTCCCAAAGGAGGCACAAACGAGAAGACAGGCTTTCAGAGGATGCCAAGGAAGAGCCTGACGAAGACCGCAGCCAGGAATATTGGGAATTTGATACTGGGAGAGAGAAGAGGGACTGGAGACCTGGCAGGCATTCCCAAAGGAGACACAAACGTGACGAGGAGATTTCGGAAGAAGCCAGAGACGAGCCCGACGAAGAACGGAGCCAGGAATACTGGGACTTTGACACAGAACTAGATAAGAGGAGCTGGAGGCCCGGCAGGCACTACCAGAGGAAACACAAGCGTGCCGAAGAGCTCGGAGAGGACGGCAGGGCAGAGCTGGAGGAAGAGCGCAGCCAGGAATATTGGGATTTTGACAAGAGAGACGATAAAGAAGACGTAGAGGTAGAAAAGCGGATCTGGAAGCCCACACACCAGTACCATCACAAGAGGAGACTTCACAAGCGAGGATCGtcagaggaagagatggagcTGAGGGGCGACTCGGAAGAGAAcacagaagaggaaaaggaCAGAGATGAAGCCTTGAG GTACCTGGCTGAGAAACGCAATCCTTGGATTTACAGAGGCTATTACCACCCGGCCTGGTATAAGAGAGACTCAGATGAACATGCTGCAACATCCGCTAAG ATGGATGAACTGACCAAGCTGCTCAGTTACAAGTTAAACCAGCTGGCTAACCAGTCCGCTAAAGAGGAGGATAAGAGCAGTTCACAGCAGAGAGAGCTTACACCACAAGAG GAGAAACAGCTGGAAAATCTGGCAGCGATGGACATGGAGCTGCAGAAAATCGCAGCCAAGTTGCACGACAAGACCGCATAA
- the chgb gene encoding secretogranin-1 isoform X2: protein MSCYTRSALQRDDRREPDGTTGSLFLRSYPHYGKMKPALIVVFALLAETVALPVGKEGQKDVVARCPVEVLTKALSKPDVHLDQECKDILQAGVKYAPENKKTTEGIVTPEDISRAGAPTAKTADVKDIEALLKSVEEKRETPEDERNQESWSLIEKRDGEQEEEIREKRSSWRPGRFHQRKSKRGEEDYDRSQESWGGLERRSDDEEEDGESEEREKRNWRPGRHYQRKSKRDEEDGGEPEKERSQEYWDADKRLENKEEEREKRIWKPTHRYHHKIKLHRRSDEPSEGEGYKDRSQESWDVDKRSWKAGRFHQRRHKRNEELSEEAREEPEEERSQEHWDVDTGREKREWRAGRYHQRRQKRDEELSEEAKEEPDEERSQEYWDFDTGREKRDWRPGRHSQRRHKREDRLSEDAKEEPDEDRSQEYWEFDTGREKRDWRPGRHSQRRHKRDEEISEEARDEPDEERSQEYWDFDTELDKRSWRPGRHYQRKHKRAEELGEDGRAELEEERSQEYWDFDKRDDKEDVEVEKRIWKPTHQYHHKRRLHKRGSSEEEMELRGDSEENTEEEKDRDEALRYLAEKRNPWIYRGYYHPAWYKRDSDEHAATSAKMDELTKLLSYKLNQLANQSAKEEDKSSSQQRELTPQEEKQLENLAAMDMELQKIAAKLHDKTA, encoded by the exons ATGAGCTGCTACACCAGG TCAGCGCTGCAGAGGGACGACAGACGAGAGCCTGATGGTACAACTGGGTCACTTTTTCTCCGGTCGTACCCTCACTACGGCAAAATGAAGCCTGCGCTTATCGTGGTTTTTGCTCTTCTTGCAG AAACTGTCGCGCTCCCAGTTGGCAAAGAGGGGCAAAAAGATGTG GTTGCACGATGTCCGGTCGAAGTCTTGACCAAAGCGCTGTCCAAGCCGGACGTTCATTTGGATCAGGAATGCAAAGATATTCTCCAAGCag GTGTCAAATATGCCCCAGAGAACAAAAAGACTACAGAGGGAATTGTAACACCGGAGGACATCTCTCGTGCGGGGGCCCCTACGGCAAAGACGGCAGACGTCAAAGACATTGAGGCACTGCTGAAATCTGTGGAGGAAAAGAGGGAAACCCCTGAAGATGAGCGGAACCAGGAATCGTGGAGTCTGATAGAGAAGCGGGATGgggagcaggaggaagaaatACGAGAGAAGCGGAGCAGCTGGAGGCCAGGAAGATTCCACCAGAGGAAGAGCAAACGAGGAGAGGAAGATTACGACCGCAGTCAGGAGAGTTGGGGAGGCCTTGAAAGGAGGTCTGATGACGAAGAAGAGGACGGAGAAAGTGAAGAACGAGAGAAGAGGAACTGGAGGCCCGGAAGGCACTACCAAAGGAAAAGTAAACGGGATGAGGAAGACGGGGGAGAGCCAGAGAAGGAACGCAGTCAAGAGTACTGGGATGCAGACAAGAGGCTGGAGaacaaggaggaggagagagaaaagcGCATATGGAAACCCACGCATCGCTATCATCACAAGATAAAGCTCCACAGGCGCAGCGATGAACCATCCGAGGGTGAGGGATACAAAGACCGCAGCCAGGAATCATGGGACGTTGACAAGAGGAGCTGGAAGGCTGGCCGATTCCACCAGAGGAGACACAAGCGCAATGAGGAGCTATCGGAAGAAGCAAGGGAAGAGCCTGAGGAGGAGCGAAGCCAGGAACATTGGGACGTTGACACtgggagagaaaagagggagTGGAGGGCGGGAAGGTATCACCAAAGGAGACAGAAGCGAGATGAGGAGCTTTCGGAGGAAGCAAAGGAAGAACCTGATGAAGAGCGAAGCCAGGAATATTGGGATTTTGACACCGGAAGAGAAAAGAGGGACTGGAGGCCAGGCAGGCATTCCCAAAGGAGGCACAAACGAGAAGACAGGCTTTCAGAGGATGCCAAGGAAGAGCCTGACGAAGACCGCAGCCAGGAATATTGGGAATTTGATACTGGGAGAGAGAAGAGGGACTGGAGACCTGGCAGGCATTCCCAAAGGAGACACAAACGTGACGAGGAGATTTCGGAAGAAGCCAGAGACGAGCCCGACGAAGAACGGAGCCAGGAATACTGGGACTTTGACACAGAACTAGATAAGAGGAGCTGGAGGCCCGGCAGGCACTACCAGAGGAAACACAAGCGTGCCGAAGAGCTCGGAGAGGACGGCAGGGCAGAGCTGGAGGAAGAGCGCAGCCAGGAATATTGGGATTTTGACAAGAGAGACGATAAAGAAGACGTAGAGGTAGAAAAGCGGATCTGGAAGCCCACACACCAGTACCATCACAAGAGGAGACTTCACAAGCGAGGATCGtcagaggaagagatggagcTGAGGGGCGACTCGGAAGAGAAcacagaagaggaaaaggaCAGAGATGAAGCCTTGAG GTACCTGGCTGAGAAACGCAATCCTTGGATTTACAGAGGCTATTACCACCCGGCCTGGTATAAGAGAGACTCAGATGAACATGCTGCAACATCCGCTAAG ATGGATGAACTGACCAAGCTGCTCAGTTACAAGTTAAACCAGCTGGCTAACCAGTCCGCTAAAGAGGAGGATAAGAGCAGTTCACAGCAGAGAGAGCTTACACCACAAGAG GAGAAACAGCTGGAAAATCTGGCAGCGATGGACATGGAGCTGCAGAAAATCGCAGCCAAGTTGCACGACAAGACCGCATAA